The following proteins are encoded in a genomic region of Bradyrhizobium sp. SK17:
- a CDS encoding PAS domain-containing protein, translating into MTPSDPSDVLPEAAAAERLRQHLEEIARERDRAHRELLEREAELARIQRIARVGGLEIDFRDGVRNRRSPEYLLVHGLPPEEVNETYENWVARIHPDDRERTIRHLFGVLKSGGEDYTAEYRIVRPNDGENRWIRVVAKIERDRSGRALRLVGADLDVTDQMLAQETLRESEERFRLIADSAPVPIWVTKLDRTRSFANQAYLDFLGLPFEEAIVFDWRKALHPDDLPKILQEQITGELSLKPFVLEARYRNAAGDWRWLRSESQPRWDPNGKHIGFIGVAHDITAAKQAEIELRKLNESLERRITERTAQLESSEAQMRAILETSHQHQGLLNQDGELLYANRTALAGIRAGAADVVGKPFWETPWFSATEGAPETIRDAFTTAMRGEDVKSELPLRLPIGDRHFDFEMRPLRDQHGTIVGAVPEAVDITERRRGEEALRQSQKMEAVGQLTGGVAHDFNNLLTIIRSATDFLRRRELPDERRRRYIDAISETVERASKLTAQLLAFARRQPLKPEVFNVGSQVDSVAQLIRPLVGGRIHIEVRIEDPDCFAIADIGQFETALINLAVNGRDAMNGEGLLTIGVRKVRNIPALRAQASRSGDFVTVSIQDTGTGISPENLDAIFEPFFTTKEVGKGTGLGLSQAFGFVKQSDGDIEVTSTPGHGATFTIYLPQAMRPADTKVAASAGIEQASIGRGYRVLVVEDNDDVGQFSTELLEDLGYSVKRAANANAALSILSENEFAADLVFSDVIMPGMNGVELAGVIRDRFPGLPVVLTSGYSNVLAENAHSGFELIQKPYSVEALSRTLRKAIAEQRTTAAKS; encoded by the coding sequence ATGACCCCTTCCGATCCCTCTGATGTGCTCCCCGAAGCGGCGGCAGCCGAACGGCTGCGGCAGCACCTTGAGGAGATCGCACGCGAGCGCGACCGGGCCCATCGCGAGCTGCTCGAGCGCGAGGCGGAGCTGGCGCGAATTCAGCGCATCGCCCGGGTCGGCGGGCTCGAGATCGATTTCCGCGACGGCGTGCGCAACCGCCGCTCTCCCGAATATCTGCTGGTACACGGCCTGCCGCCGGAAGAGGTCAACGAGACCTACGAGAACTGGGTCGCGCGCATCCATCCCGACGATCGCGAACGCACCATCCGCCACCTGTTCGGCGTGCTCAAATCCGGCGGCGAGGACTACACGGCGGAGTACCGCATCGTCCGGCCGAACGATGGCGAGAACCGCTGGATCCGCGTCGTCGCCAAGATCGAGCGCGACCGCAGCGGCCGCGCGCTGCGGCTGGTCGGCGCCGATCTCGACGTCACCGACCAGATGCTGGCGCAGGAGACCCTGCGCGAAAGCGAGGAACGCTTCCGCCTGATCGCCGACAGCGCCCCGGTCCCGATCTGGGTGACCAAGCTGGACCGCACCCGCTCCTTCGCCAACCAGGCCTATCTCGATTTCCTCGGACTGCCGTTCGAGGAAGCGATCGTGTTCGACTGGCGCAAGGCGCTGCATCCGGACGATCTGCCCAAGATCCTGCAAGAGCAGATCACCGGCGAGCTGTCGCTGAAGCCATTCGTGCTCGAGGCCCGCTATCGAAACGCCGCCGGCGACTGGCGCTGGCTACGCTCGGAGTCGCAGCCGCGCTGGGATCCGAACGGCAAGCATATCGGCTTCATCGGCGTCGCCCACGACATCACCGCCGCCAAGCAGGCCGAGATCGAGCTGCGCAAGCTCAACGAGTCGCTGGAGCGGCGTATCACAGAACGCACCGCGCAGCTCGAGTCCAGCGAGGCGCAGATGCGCGCGATCCTGGAGACCAGCCATCAACATCAGGGGCTGCTCAACCAGGACGGCGAATTGCTTTACGCCAACCGCACCGCATTGGCCGGCATTCGCGCCGGCGCCGCCGATGTCGTCGGCAAGCCGTTCTGGGAGACGCCCTGGTTCAGCGCGACCGAAGGCGCGCCGGAAACGATCAGGGATGCCTTCACCACGGCAATGCGCGGCGAGGACGTCAAGTCCGAACTGCCGCTGCGGCTGCCGATCGGTGACCGCCATTTCGACTTCGAGATGCGGCCGCTGCGGGACCAACATGGAACGATCGTCGGTGCGGTGCCGGAGGCCGTCGACATCACCGAACGGCGCCGCGGCGAGGAAGCCTTGCGGCAATCGCAGAAGATGGAAGCGGTCGGCCAGCTCACCGGCGGCGTCGCGCATGATTTCAACAACCTGCTCACGATCATTCGCTCGGCGACCGACTTCCTGCGCCGCCGCGAGTTGCCGGATGAACGGCGCCGCCGCTACATCGACGCGATCTCGGAGACCGTTGAGCGCGCCTCCAAGCTCACCGCGCAACTGCTGGCATTCGCGCGCAGGCAGCCGCTCAAACCCGAAGTGTTCAATGTCGGGTCGCAAGTCGACAGCGTCGCGCAGCTGATCCGCCCACTGGTCGGTGGACGGATTCACATCGAAGTCCGGATCGAGGATCCCGACTGTTTCGCGATCGCCGATATCGGCCAGTTCGAGACCGCGCTGATCAACCTTGCGGTCAACGGCCGTGACGCCATGAACGGCGAAGGCTTGCTGACGATCGGCGTCAGGAAGGTCAGGAACATCCCTGCCCTGCGCGCCCAGGCCTCGCGCAGCGGCGATTTCGTCACCGTCTCGATCCAGGATACCGGCACCGGCATCTCGCCGGAAAATCTCGATGCGATCTTCGAGCCGTTCTTCACGACCAAGGAGGTCGGCAAGGGAACCGGCCTGGGCTTGAGCCAGGCGTTCGGCTTCGTCAAGCAATCCGACGGCGACATCGAGGTCACCAGCACGCCCGGGCACGGCGCGACCTTCACCATCTATCTGCCGCAGGCGATGCGCCCGGCCGACACCAAGGTCGCCGCCAGCGCAGGCATCGAGCAGGCATCGATCGGCCGCGGCTATCGCGTCCTCGTGGTGGAAGACAACGACGATGTCGGCCAGTTCTCCACCGAACTGCTCGAGGACCTCGGCTATTCGGTCAAGCGCGCGGCAAATGCCAATGCGGCACTCTCGATCCTCTCCGAGAACGAGTTCGCCGCTGACCTCGTGTTCTCGGATGTGATCATGCCGGGCATGAACGGGGTCGAACTCGCCGGCGTGATCCGCGATCGCTTTCCCGGCCTGCCGGTGGTGCTGACCAGCGGCTACAGCAACGTGCTCGCCGAGAACGCACACAGCGGCTTCGAACTGATCCAGAAGCCCTATTCGGTCGAGGCGCTGTCGCGCACGCTC
- a CDS encoding thermonuclease family protein, with translation MRFRHPVITTLLLTCLSASPGFSATAIVKDAGTVQLGNTTYRLDGIDAPAVDQLCIDEHADVWTCGIEARDQLTRLIGGKQVHCDDIGVDPSFKKRRLGVCKLEGDPTSLSQVMIQKGYALNVESSATGRFKPDEATARDNRVGLWKGCFVAPRDFRLGKKDGTLLGTACPADRDTQIRDALFPADLPMPASCNIKGKYAVRARVTGNVGIYHLQACRSYPGLGNPDRWFCSEEDAQAAGFRRAYNCRPPKGK, from the coding sequence ATGCGGTTTCGTCATCCGGTCATCACGACCCTTCTCCTGACATGCCTGTCGGCGAGCCCTGGTTTCTCGGCCACGGCGATCGTCAAGGACGCCGGCACCGTTCAGCTCGGCAACACCACCTACCGGCTCGACGGCATCGACGCGCCGGCGGTCGACCAACTCTGCATCGACGAGCATGCCGACGTCTGGACCTGCGGGATCGAAGCGCGCGACCAGCTGACGAGACTGATCGGCGGCAAGCAGGTTCACTGCGACGATATCGGCGTCGACCCCAGCTTCAAGAAGCGCCGGCTCGGCGTCTGCAAGCTCGAGGGCGACCCGACCAGCCTCAGCCAGGTCATGATTCAGAAGGGTTACGCCCTCAATGTCGAGAGCTCGGCCACTGGCCGATTCAAGCCGGATGAAGCCACCGCCAGGGACAATCGCGTGGGCCTCTGGAAGGGATGCTTCGTGGCGCCGCGCGATTTTCGTCTCGGCAAGAAGGATGGCACCCTGCTCGGCACCGCCTGCCCGGCCGATCGCGACACGCAGATCCGCGACGCGCTGTTTCCCGCCGACCTGCCGATGCCGGCAAGCTGCAACATCAAGGGCAAGTACGCGGTGCGTGCCCGCGTCACCGGCAATGTCGGCATCTATCATTTGCAGGCCTGCCGCAGTTACCCGGGCCTCGGCAATCCGGATCGCTGGTTCTGCTCCGAGGAGGATGCGCAGGCCGCCGGGTTCCGCCGGGCCTATAATTGCCGTCCACCGAAGGGCAAATGA
- a CDS encoding acetyl/propionyl/methylcrotonyl-CoA carboxylase subunit alpha, with the protein MFKRILIANRGEIACRVIKTARRMGIETVAVYSEADRDALHVEMADEAVLIGPPAAAESYLLIDKIVEACRKTGAQAVHPGYGFLSEREAFPRALEAAGIVFIGPNPGAIAAMGDKIESKKAAAKAKVSTVPGHLGVIEDDKHAVQIADEIGYPVMIKASAGGGGKGMRIAHSKGEVAEGFNLAKAEAKASFGDDRVFIEKFIVDPRHIEIQILGDKHGNVIYLGERECSIQRRNQKVIEEAPSPLLDETTRRKMGEQAVALAKAVNYDSAGTVEFVAGQDKSFYFLEMNTRLQVEHPVTELITGIDLVEQMIRVAAGEKLALAQKDVTLTGWAVESRVYAEDPFRNFLPSIGRLVKYRPPAEASHDGITIRNDTGVQEGGEISIYYDPMIAKLVTHAPSRAAAIEAQATALDAFYVDGIRHNIPFLSALMNHPRWREGRLSTGFIAEEFPKGFSARAPEGEIARRLAAVGAAIDHVLGERKRQISGQMGGRVVQRERRRAVWLDRAEIALDVAREDDAIAVRFVGADGLPGNPHNLVSSWAPGEPVWQGTIDGNFVAVQVRAINNGFRLAHQGFEVPVYVFTETEATSARLMPVTSAADTGKKLLCPMPGLVVSIAVTEGQEVKAGETLAVVEAMKMQNVLRAERDGTVKKIHATAGATLAVDALILEFA; encoded by the coding sequence ATGTTCAAACGAATTCTGATCGCCAACCGCGGCGAGATCGCCTGCCGGGTCATCAAGACTGCGCGCCGTATGGGGATTGAGACGGTCGCCGTCTACTCCGAGGCCGACCGCGACGCGCTGCATGTCGAGATGGCCGACGAGGCCGTGCTGATCGGTCCGCCGGCTGCGGCCGAGAGCTATCTGTTGATCGACAAGATCGTCGAGGCCTGCCGCAAGACCGGCGCGCAGGCGGTGCATCCCGGCTACGGCTTCCTGTCCGAGCGCGAGGCGTTTCCGCGCGCGCTGGAGGCCGCCGGCATCGTCTTCATCGGTCCGAACCCCGGCGCGATCGCCGCGATGGGCGACAAGATCGAGTCCAAGAAGGCGGCTGCGAAGGCCAAGGTCTCGACCGTGCCCGGTCATCTCGGCGTGATCGAGGACGACAAGCACGCGGTCCAGATCGCCGACGAGATCGGCTATCCCGTGATGATCAAGGCCTCTGCCGGCGGCGGTGGCAAGGGCATGCGCATCGCGCATTCGAAGGGAGAGGTCGCTGAAGGCTTCAACCTCGCCAAGGCCGAGGCGAAGGCGTCGTTCGGCGACGATCGCGTGTTCATCGAGAAATTCATCGTCGATCCCAGGCACATCGAGATCCAGATCCTCGGCGACAAGCATGGCAACGTAATCTATCTCGGCGAGCGCGAATGTTCGATCCAGCGCCGCAACCAGAAGGTCATCGAGGAGGCGCCGTCGCCGCTGCTCGACGAGACCACCCGCCGCAAGATGGGCGAGCAGGCCGTCGCGCTGGCCAAGGCCGTGAACTACGATTCGGCCGGCACCGTGGAGTTCGTCGCTGGCCAGGACAAGAGCTTCTACTTCCTGGAGATGAACACCCGCCTGCAGGTCGAGCATCCCGTTACCGAACTGATCACCGGCATCGACCTCGTCGAGCAGATGATCCGCGTCGCCGCCGGCGAGAAGCTCGCGCTCGCGCAGAAGGACGTCACCTTGACCGGCTGGGCGGTGGAGTCCCGCGTCTATGCCGAGGATCCGTTCCGCAACTTCCTGCCGTCGATCGGCCGCCTCGTGAAGTACCGCCCGCCGGCCGAAGCCAGCCATGACGGGATCACCATTCGCAACGACACCGGCGTGCAGGAAGGCGGCGAGATCTCGATCTATTACGACCCGATGATCGCCAAGCTCGTCACTCACGCCCCGTCGCGCGCTGCCGCGATCGAGGCGCAGGCGACCGCGCTCGACGCCTTCTATGTCGACGGCATCAGGCACAACATCCCGTTCCTGTCGGCGTTGATGAATCATCCGCGCTGGCGCGAGGGACGGCTCTCGACCGGCTTCATCGCTGAGGAATTCCCCAAGGGATTTTCGGCGCGCGCGCCCGAGGGCGAGATCGCTCGGCGGCTTGCGGCAGTCGGCGCCGCGATCGATCATGTGCTGGGCGAACGCAAGCGGCAGATTTCCGGCCAGATGGGCGGCCGCGTGGTGCAGCGCGAGCGCCGCCGCGCGGTGTGGCTCGATCGCGCCGAGATTGCGCTCGACGTCGCGCGCGAGGATGACGCCATCGCGGTGCGCTTCGTCGGCGCCGACGGGCTGCCCGGCAATCCGCACAATCTGGTGTCGAGTTGGGCGCCGGGCGAGCCGGTCTGGCAGGGCACCATCGACGGCAATTTCGTCGCCGTGCAGGTGCGGGCGATCAACAACGGCTTCCGCCTCGCGCATCAGGGTTTCGAGGTGCCGGTCTATGTCTTCACCGAGACCGAGGCGACCTCGGCGCGGCTGATGCCGGTGACCTCGGCGGCCGACACCGGCAAGAAGCTGCTGTGTCCGATGCCGGGTCTCGTGGTCTCGATCGCGGTGACCGAGGGCCAGGAGGTCAAGGCCGGCGAGACGCTCGCGGTGGTCGAAGCCATGAAGATGCAGAACGTGCTGCGCGCCGAGCGCGACGGCACGGTGAAGAAGATCCACGCCACCGCCGGCGCCACGCTCGCGGTCGACGCGCTGATCCTGGAGTTCGCATAG